One Natronoarchaeum mannanilyticum genomic window carries:
- a CDS encoding helix-turn-helix domain-containing protein produces MRYVRIALALPPERRHPMHQFVVESDEHGASRQLSWSVSVDGTISTVFRVEGDPDPYVDALDAVDSVRSYHVATAERGFYLYVREALPERDLELATALDRDGLLVVPPITYREDGRAEFSLAGEPAAVQDAVDAVPEPIDVDVLEIGRYRGQPFDRGGGLTDRQREAVRVAVECGYYESPREGTVEDVAAALSCSPGTAAEHLRKAESVVMDAVAGDRPDVPM; encoded by the coding sequence GTGAGGTACGTCAGGATCGCGCTGGCGCTGCCGCCGGAGCGGCGCCACCCGATGCACCAGTTCGTCGTCGAGAGCGACGAGCACGGCGCGTCTCGCCAGCTCTCGTGGAGCGTCTCGGTCGACGGCACGATCTCGACGGTGTTCCGCGTCGAGGGCGATCCCGACCCGTACGTCGACGCGCTGGACGCCGTCGACTCGGTCCGCTCCTACCACGTCGCGACCGCCGAGCGCGGCTTTTACCTCTACGTCCGCGAGGCGCTCCCCGAACGCGACCTCGAACTCGCGACCGCGCTGGACCGCGACGGCCTGCTGGTCGTCCCGCCGATCACCTACCGCGAGGACGGCCGCGCGGAGTTCTCGCTGGCCGGCGAGCCGGCGGCGGTGCAGGACGCCGTCGACGCCGTTCCGGAGCCGATCGACGTCGACGTGCTCGAAATCGGTCGGTACAGGGGACAGCCGTTCGACCGCGGCGGCGGCCTGACCGACCGCCAGCGCGAGGCGGTTCGCGTCGCGGTCGAGTGCGGGTACTACGAGTCGCCCCGGGAGGGGACCGTCGAGGACGTCGCCGCGGCGCTGTCGTGTTCGCCCGGTACCGCCGCAGAACATCTCCGGAAGGCCGAGTCGGTCGTGATGGACGCCGTCGCGGGCGATCGACCGGACGTGCCGATGTAG
- a CDS encoding DUF7128 family protein, with protein MVVQTERDEITWYECEECGLLFDDEDDANKHEEHCDAEEPSYLQ; from the coding sequence ATGGTCGTTCAGACCGAGCGCGACGAGATCACCTGGTACGAGTGCGAGGAGTGCGGCCTGCTGTTCGACGACGAGGACGACGCGAACAAGCACGAAGAGCACTGCGACGCCGAGGAGCCCTCGTACCTGCAGTAG
- a CDS encoding DUF7508 domain-containing protein, with product MPLRKQWRDLDRSTVRDAPNRYGVAEFGDADGQAIAVDSGMLRDVLKSALSYRDTPKVRWEATQTKEQAAELADEHRERLAE from the coding sequence ATGCCGCTCCGAAAACAGTGGCGCGACCTCGACCGGTCGACGGTCCGCGACGCGCCGAACCGCTACGGCGTCGCGGAGTTCGGCGACGCCGACGGCCAGGCGATCGCCGTCGACTCCGGGATGCTGCGTGACGTCCTCAAGAGCGCGCTGTCCTACCGGGATACCCCGAAAGTGCGATGGGAGGCGACCCAGACGAAAGAGCAGGCAGCGGAGCTGGCCGACGAACACCGCGAGCGGCTGGCGGAGTAG
- a CDS encoding shikimate kinase: protein MNGRAEAPAAGTVLNALACGKGSAFAIDAYTTAEVTLADEPGVEGEIDGAPDADTRLIERCVELATDRHGDGQGGTVRTESEVPMASGLKSSSAAANATVLATLDALDVAEEIDREEACLLGVEAARDVGVTVTGAFDDASASMLGGVTVTDNDRDELLARESVDWDVLVYTPPEQAFSADADVERCKRIAPIAELVAELALDGRYGLAMTVNGFAFSAAMEFPTGPAVEALPDVAGVSLSGTGPSVVAVGDRKALQGVRERWDNRRGTTWLTTTQSRGARTR from the coding sequence ATGAACGGACGAGCGGAGGCCCCCGCGGCGGGGACCGTGCTGAACGCGCTGGCCTGCGGCAAGGGCTCGGCGTTCGCGATCGACGCGTACACGACGGCCGAAGTGACCCTCGCGGACGAGCCCGGCGTCGAGGGGGAAATCGACGGCGCGCCGGACGCCGACACGCGCCTGATCGAGCGCTGCGTCGAACTCGCGACCGACCGCCACGGCGACGGGCAGGGCGGCACCGTGCGCACCGAGAGCGAGGTGCCGATGGCGTCGGGACTCAAGAGTTCGAGCGCGGCGGCGAACGCCACCGTACTCGCGACGCTCGACGCGCTGGACGTCGCCGAGGAGATCGACCGCGAGGAGGCGTGCCTGCTGGGCGTCGAGGCGGCTCGCGACGTCGGCGTCACCGTCACCGGAGCGTTCGACGACGCGTCGGCGTCGATGCTCGGGGGCGTCACCGTCACCGACAACGACCGCGACGAGCTGCTGGCCCGCGAATCGGTCGACTGGGACGTGCTCGTCTACACGCCGCCCGAGCAGGCGTTCAGCGCCGACGCCGACGTCGAGCGCTGCAAGCGGATCGCGCCGATCGCCGAGCTCGTCGCCGAACTCGCGCTCGATGGTCGCTACGGCCTCGCGATGACGGTCAACGGGTTCGCGTTCAGCGCCGCGATGGAGTTCCCGACGGGGCCGGCGGTCGAGGCGCTGCCCGACGTGGCGGGCGTCTCGCTGTCGGGCACCGGTCCGAGCGTCGTGGCTGTGGGCGACCGAAAGGCACTCCAAGGAGTACGGGAGAGATGGGACAACAGGCGTGGCACAACATGGCTAACGACGACACAATCCAGGGGCGCGCGGACGAGATGA
- a CDS encoding chorismate mutase — protein MANDDTIQGRADEMSLEELREEIRDIDQEIVELIARRTYVADTIAQVKEDRGLPTTDESQEAAVMERAGENADQFDVDRNLVKAIFRLLIELNKAEQRESR, from the coding sequence ATGGCTAACGACGACACAATCCAGGGGCGCGCGGACGAGATGAGCTTAGAGGAGCTCCGCGAGGAGATCCGGGACATCGATCAGGAGATCGTCGAGCTGATCGCGCGACGGACGTACGTCGCCGACACGATCGCGCAGGTCAAGGAGGATCGGGGTCTGCCGACGACCGACGAATCCCAGGAGGCGGCGGTGATGGAACGCGCCGGCGAGAACGCCGACCAGTTCGACGTCGACCGCAATCTCGTGAAGGCGATCTTCCGGCTGCTGATCGAACTGAACAAAGCGGAGCAGCGGGAGAGCCGGTAG